In a single window of the Gemmatimonadota bacterium genome:
- a CDS encoding cbb3-type cytochrome c oxidase subunit 3, whose protein sequence is MKLSDIMSHAGLSIYAEVALVLFLAAFCGIIYWVFRPASAATWQRAARLPLDDEAEPSSLRRAGGDRE, encoded by the coding sequence ATGAAACTCTCCGACATCATGAGTCATGCGGGACTCTCGATCTACGCCGAAGTCGCGCTGGTGCTCTTCCTGGCAGCGTTCTGCGGGATCATCTACTGGGTCTTCCGTCCGGCGTCGGCCGCGACCTGGCAGCGTGCTGCCCGGCTCCCGCTGGATGATGAAGCGGAGCCGTCCTCTCTTCGTCGTGCAGGAGGCGATCGTGAGTGA